The sequence TTTTATGATATTGCATGATATTTTGAATATTACCTTGGAGGTAGCGCACATGCACATCGTGTACCACATTGCTAAAATGTATAGAAAATACAGTCATactgtgttttctttacattATTATTGCATAGTTAGGAGCATAAACAGTTGTCAAAACTCCCGTCGATAGTGCTTTGAAGGGACATGTTGATGTCTGGGACTTGATATCATTCATTGGCCAAACTGACCACAGACAGACTTTTTAACTGCAATAACAATCCCATGATCTTTGCTCAATTTCCATGTTTGCTTAGAGTTTCCCCTCCATCAGCATAACTTGTGAACACAAGGCTTTTTATCAACCAGTCTTGGATGTTGGAGTTTCAAATAAATGCACCAACAATGAGGAGTTTTCAAAACAGTCTGTGTTCTCAGCTCAGCAGTGATTATGTAACACATGCGTGGGTCAGCCAGTCTTGGATCTTTGTGACTGTGCCAGTACAATACATGACGAATGTCTGGTGTGAGAGAATAAGCAtctctgtgtttatgtgttctGCAGTGATGTGTGGTCTCTAGGCTGCGTTCTCTACGAGCTCTGCACCCTGCGACACCCGGTACTTCCCGTCCCTCCTCTCTCCATGTTCCACGGGTTTGACTCTGGGCCTCTCTCCAAATATTGTCAATGAATCATTGTATAACACGTGTGTGGGAGGATTGAGACCCAGTATCTTCAGCTGAGTTAGATTGTCTGCTGTATATTTTTGTGGCTCAGATGTTGGGTGTGGGTTGTTGTCCAGGAGATCCTCACACCTCCCTCTTGTGTCCAGTTCCAGGCACCCAGCTGGAAGAGCCTGATTCTTAAGGTGTGTCGGGGTGCGTACCCTCCCCTCCCCAATCACCTGCCTTACGAGCTGCAGTATTTGGTCAAGCAGATGTTTAAGACCAACCCAAAAGACAGGCCATCCCTGCACAGCATCCTGACCTCTCACCGGGTCTCCAGACTCCTGCGTGCACATCTGCCCTCCGAGGTACAGACACAAGTCGACACATGTGCTCTTACAAGTGCTGCTCACTGCACCTGAGCTTCCTGCTTGGTGACAGCCACTCAGACACTTGAACCTGAAGTGGTTTTATGGCTGCTCATCCATCAGTGCGACACACTGTCACAACAGGGTGTCATAGTGGGAATTTAAACTCTTAGAACAATTTCCCCAGCTGTGGTGAGCCTATGTGGAATCTGGCCTTTGACCAGCTGCTGTTAGTTCAGATGGCCACGGCGCTCATGTTGTGTGTTTGATTTTCTGCTTTTAATCTTTTACAGGCGCTAGAGATGCAGGCACAGGGGAGGCGTACGGGTCGATGGGATAGACAAGAGGGAAAGAAGGTGGTTAATTTTCTGAGAGAGAAGAGCTTAATGAAAACATCAACATCCGAAGGTAGAGTCCCGGTCAAAGTTAACAATAGTGTCATGAAAAAAGGACATGCTGCTGCAATCATCACAGATATGTTTTGCGAGACTGGTGGGAACCTACATGTGGTTGTCAGTGAAAACAATGTcaaatatgtaatgtttttattctattttttttcaaaccatataaaacacaataaaagttTAGATAATTTGGACAGGACTTGACTAAATCTAATCAACGCAGCCATACCCAAAACATGAAAAGCATTCACTGTTATTTCTATAATActtagatatttttttaatttatgaaaACCTGAGAAAGGTAAAGGAAGGAGTTTCCTAAATCTTTGTTTATTGATATATTTTTCTCTTCTtgctctttgtgtttttatgcatGTATTATCTACAGAGTAGATGATGCCTTTGTCAGGACTCTCTTGAAAACAAGAAATATAACACAAAATGATCCTAAGTAACCCTTTTCCTCAGGCGTGGAGTTACCTGAAGCCCACTGTGAAAGCGGAGAGCCGGGTCCTCGTAAGCAATGGGCCGCTCAGCCGTCAGACAGCGTGCTGCAGATGTTGGCCAACGCCAGCCTCGTCTCCTCCGACAGCATGACAGCTTCTACTCATGGAGGTAtgacagcagcagcactgttttcactttctcattttttttttactaaacttAAGTTTGGAGAGTGAAATACTGTATGAGCTGTATCCCTGTTTTTCCCGGTGTGTCAGAGGCGCCAGACGCCAGCAGGCAGAGGAGACGATGGGACAGGGGTCCTCCCGAGAAGCTTCTGAGTCTGCTGGAGAAGGCCCAGCTGAGCAGAGCCTTCAGCACCTTTTTAATAAACACAGGAGGTCGGTTTACGTCTGAACACACATTattgtgtgaatgctgattcAGTTTTGTATTGTTGTAGGACTTGAGTCCGCGTGCAGGACTTGAGTACTCCATCACTGGTAGGGGGTGATAGAAACAGTCCCCTTTGGTTTCCATTTTCAGGTGAGGGCCCTCTGGTGGGACCCCTATCCCAGCCACAGGGGGATGACCCTGACGGTCCAGAGCCTGAAGTGGTCCTAGACGAGGACCGTCTGCAGCCTCGCTCTGATGACGAGGACACGTAAGTAACCCTGGCTTATtgcaataattaataataatgaattatttaacaTGACATTACCGAGGAGGGGCACATTCCATTGAATCCGACTGGTACAGTACATCAGCAGGAAGAAAAGGGAAAGACCTGTAGGTTTCTAGTTTAATTCTGAAGTCCTGGGGATTGACGTCCCCGATGGAGTCTTTAGTCAGACAAATCTTGTAAAGACACTAATGCCTAATGTGTTGGTTATGACAAAATGTGTATGTGGTAGGAAAGACATGATAATCAAAAGTCATAtaccttttcaaaataaacatatGCTGCAAAACgatgataatgatgatttaTGACTTATTAGTTTGATCTTCTAAAGCACCGTACCGTATACCGGATGTAAGGCAaattattaacaaaaaaaatcaatgaagcacctggaaaaataaacattaaatattaatgtatacatttttgtttaaagaGAGGGTTGTATGAATCTGTTTGATAGCTGTAGAATGTACTgttgttgtgtatatatacatatttatgtatgtgtatatattaataaatatatatgtacagtatatatgcatatactgtataatcatatatatgtatgtttgtgtatgtatatatagatatacattatacacatataaatatactgtatatgtgtgtgtatatatactgtatgtgtgtttgtatattgaCTTGTATTAGTATATGTGATATAAAAGAtatttgtaatgcattacaCTGTTGCTTCTCTGTTCATAGAGACTTTGAGGAAGACTCTCCATGTGACTGGATGGATGAAgttgagaaaatgtgtttggaCCATTAAAGCCTTTTCCCTCTGAGCCTACACAGTCACAAGGCTGTCATGGATGTTTGCATTTATAAAGACGCTGACTGTTTGCCAAAATAATTTCACTTCATGTACATAAGGCCAACTTGATCTTAGAAATGAGgaccaattttttttataggtTATATTCAAGTTTACAAAAACCCAGTTACGCTCAGACAGTAACAGTGagcttttaatgtaatgtttcaAGCTCTGCACTAATTTGATGTGAACACTAATGTGACAAAAGATGAATTATTGTTTGACTTGTGgtcataaaaacattttttacataaagatGTTTGAGATGTGTGTGTACTGTCTCTTGTTTGATGTGAACATCTGCGGACTGTTCAGGTTACCAATAGTAACATTCCCAGTAGATTGAGGTCGTCTGGTAGCTCCTGTTTGGCTGGTCGGGGAAGCAGGAAATATCAGACTCAGCAGCTGGGTCTCCATGGGGTCAAACCATTGTGAGCCCACCCACGCCATTTGAAGTTCATTTCCTCTGCAATATCAAAAGTAGTCTAAACATGTCCAGTCATTGCTATTgtatgtcttttattctcttgGCGAGACACTAACAAACCACACATCTGGATCCTTTAGCTGTTGTggtattttgaatttgctgtGACCACGATGATGCCGACACAGAGAGATGACAGCTGCTCTTCCTACAGTTACTGTTATTTACGTACCACTAGGTGGAGTCCAAATCACTGGAGGGAAGCTTCTGTAGGGGGCACgagcatagaccgttaatattaatcaatatatatacagtctatgggcagGAGTGAGAAATGGTAGATTCTGGTTCAGATATACTCACACTTTTGATGAAATCATCATTTTTGATCAATCAATgtatttgtcacattaaatcGTGTTAAACACAATTCCAGTGAAACGTAATCCTGTCAGATTTCCATGTTTTATCCCATGTAGTTAACAATTGATTTTAAACAACCCGTCTTGTCAGCTGTTTTTAGAACTTGGTGTGGTGGGATTGTGAACTCATGTTATGTGAGTTGAGATAGTAGCACCCCAGATCTCATTCAGGTCAGTGTCCAACATAACCTGATAAGTAGGAGTACTTCAACTTTGTGCCTCCATAGATTCAGGGAATCTAGGCAGCTGCTTGACAAAGTTACTAAAGCTCTAAAACTTTATTTCACCAGTTCTATAGTTTCCTAATAATCTCATATGTAACAGTAGCTCCTTAGAAAGGTTCCCAGAAAGCACTAAGCAACCTGGTACTAGCCTGATAACAGGGAAAATGGCAGAATTAATTAGTAGTGAATCACTAAACacacaatttcatttcattttatttattcataaagaCAGCACACATTCCACATTTCTATAATAACAGTGTTAGCCCgctggctaattttcaactgcagTCCTTTGGCCAGATGTTTTGACAGCAGAGCAACAGGAAACAGCAAGACGTTAGTAGCCTAAAGGTTAAAATGTACAGATGGAAGACAACTAGACTGCTAAAGACAGCAACAAAATAAGCATTCTCAAAAAGCCATGCAGAGCAACAGGAAGCAGTAAGACATTAGTACAGTAATACATCAACAGTATTCACATTTAGTACATTTTGGAGGCTTGCTCCAAAAAAAGTATCATCTCACTGTGTACCTGTGCACAGGTGACAAATAAAgctatctgtatctgtatgtaGCCATGCAAGCACGCAACAAAATACAGCCAACACTGGTTGTGCCATTTCCTTAAAACATGCAAACATCCTGTGCAGCAATAAGCAATagacaaaaactttaaaataaaatacaacactcATGATGGAGATCATAGTGTTAACAGTGTAACAAACTGTTAGCTGACGTGGTTGTTCTGTAAAGGTCTTAAatgtctgatcctagaatcgcaCCTGTAGATATAAAATCAGTGAGTGTAAAGCACACAGGGAATTGCTCTCTGGTAGGCCTACATGAAGAAAAAGACTTGGcttaaaacaaggacaacaaagctgAACAAGGTATATGTAATTTGACTGTACAGACATAAAAAGTGTATATAAATAGTGTATATGTAGGCTAGAGACACATGCATAAAGATACACatattgtatgtacagtaagacAATAGGGATAAAGAAAACGTGCGAATGGTAGATCATCAGGACATCATATCTGTAAACATATACATCATAAACATACACTTGTGTACAAAATAGTCCTATTTGCTATTTGATCAGCTTTGTTGCCCTTGTTCTTAGCTGTTAAATATCTATTTCTATGTACATTGAGAGCAATGCAAGAAATGGAGGCAAATGCCTGTGAACATAGAGCTGATTATGAGAcataaggtttaaaaaaaattgagaatCATGTTTTCAGTAGGCCTAAGTAAGTGTATTTAccgtaattttttttttttttaaattattctatTTCAGCTTTTCTAATCAAAACGAAtttaacagttgttttttttaaattgtcatgtCATGTATTAAGATGGAAATTAGCAGTGTTTCTGAACAACTGCTAATTTCCATCttatcaagtcaagtcaagtgcATGGTCATATCTGTTTCACATATCTTTGTCTGTcttacccatagactgtattattATGGTCTTACCTGTAATTAGTATAGTTTTTAGCCAACACAATATACCGTATAGGCTACCATTCAACTgccaatattgaaatcaatattatattgtcTATTTCGCTGGTATTTACTTGACAATCTACACATGAAGGtctgttttatgaaatgaacgTAACGCCACTTTTGGTTATTTACTAGTTAACATACTGACAGTAGTCACTGTAGCCAAATATTCACTTAAAATCATAGGTCTATGCTTAAAATACgtttattaaaaatgtcttttggtTCCCATGGTTTCATAACGGTTTATCGTTTTGTGTGCGTGTCCTGTTGGTCCAACGGCAGCAGAGCGGTGCATTCggctttttaaaatgaacaattaCCGGTAACTAGCCAGCTTAATAGAATAGCATCACATACTAAGAAGTAGCTATAGTGAAAGGTAAGCAGAGACAGCTAGCTATAGCTACGTTTTGTCGACacaaagctaacgttaacgaAAAATACTCCTTTCGGTGTTGAGTGAGTTTTGTTTAGATATTTATAATGTAGCTAATGTTTAGCTCACGTTTAAAATTTATCCGAGAATAACGGTAATGTTGCGGCAGTTAGCTAGGTTAACTATTAAATGAACGTTTACGATAGCTTACGTTAGTTCTACTTAGCTAACACGCCAGTTAATGTTCAATAACGCGGTAAGTTAATTAAACAACCTGTCCTGAGTATTTGATGAATTTATCAGCTTTAATTAATTAAGAAGAATTCATAATGTAGTAACGTTAATCAATAATTTAATTTCTGCAAACGTTTTTCCGAACTAACGTAGCTAGGTAACTTTAGAGGTAAGTGAACGTTAAcctcagttagctagctagctaacgttaatgcaCGACGGATGTCCATTGAACCGTTGATGGAAGTCTTTTAATTCCGAGGGGTATGGTCACTTGCCAAATAACCTATTTCAggacaatatatttaaaattttaatgcGTTTTACAATCGAAGGTTTGACTAACACCTGAAACAATTATTCCAATCCGATAAGGttaggtagctagctagctagctggctaaataTGCACTGACTGGAGACGTTAACTTCTCCAGGAAATAGGACTGACCTTAGATACGACTTTACAGGCTTAGCTACGGGTGATATTTTCAGTCCATTATGAGCCAGAAAGCTAATGAAAAGTTAGCTTACTTTTTTATGGACACCCTGCTGCCAATCAGAACGAGTTGTCACCCAGAccatgctataaaattaaatggcGTTAAGAGAGAGATTGAGAAATTAACGGTACACCGGTAGCGTCACATGTACAGAATATGAATGACATAGGTTTGACACAGATTTCGGTAAGAGGAAACAGATTCTACATGGAATCAGTTTTTCACACAACACTGGTCTTATGTTTGGGAGTTCAAATTTACCGCACGGTGTGCACAGGATACGGCTAAAGCCACTGACCCGGACTATTGtgtcctgtttctttgtaatttACCTTACAGTCAGAAAGAGAATTTTGTCAGACATTGACTTATGTATACATTAATCCAACAGTAACAAAAGTAGCATTAGTCTCTGACCATGAAAATATCATGCCCCACCAACAATGCTCAAATTCACTTCCTTAGAATGTTAACGTAGATGGTAACTACAGTATGTTAACATATTAACTTCATCATAATGCTGAGGATGGACACAATTTTTTTATGGTGATACACAAGGTATATCTTGGTATTTTTTGGGAAATGGGCTAAATGTTCAGTTGTATTATATAAATTACCTGATTTATCCCCCCTACAGTCACAGAGTCCCTGTCAGACCAGATCTGCACTCTAGGCCGACCCCTGAGTTTGTGTTCTTTGCCAGGCCTCTGTCAGTATGGCCAACCACCAAATGCACTTCAGCTGCTCATTGCAGGATCTGCGCTCCCTCATGGAGCTAAGAGGAGAAGAGGCAGTGACCATGATCAAGGAGAAATACGGAGATGTTAACGCACTGTGTGCCAGACTGAGAACATCACCTGTTAATGGTAAATATATTTAGAAACTACTTCTGTGTTCAGTTTGTGTCTCCACAGTAATTCTGAAGCCAAACTACATCttttacatgtacatacatacattaggCTACATACATTTGCTAGTTTACAATGATGTGTGCCAAAGAAGAGAGCAACCGTCTGATTTTACAGAGAACAATCAGATGTAGAGTGCATTTTAGGAGCGTCCCTTTACCATTGGAGTACATGACGTGGCCTTTTTAGCTTATTACAtattaaatacaaattattttttttacattttcatggaAGTTGAACTTTTAATATAGTGTAAGTTTTACCCCATCAAAAAGGTGTAAGcctaaaataatttttaatgaTTAGAAATGTTGAAACACTTATGACATTAATTTCGATCAAAAGATGTTACATCAAATATAA comes from Etheostoma spectabile isolate EspeVRDwgs_2016 chromosome 3, UIUC_Espe_1.0, whole genome shotgun sequence and encodes:
- the nek3 gene encoding serine/threonine-protein kinase Nek3, whose translation is MESYLIQKVVGEGSFGRALLVRCKSSQENYVVKEIQLPKNHSKLENWRREAVLLSRMKHPNIVAFREAFEADDLLCIVMEYCSGGDLLQRIQQQKTVQFWVDDILRWFAQMCAGALHIHDKRVLHRDLKSKNIFLTDNGTIKLGDFGSACILNSSKAYAHTYVGTPYYVAPEIWDNKPYNNKSDVWSLGCVLYELCTLRHPFQAPSWKSLILKVCRGAYPPLPNHLPYELQYLVKQMFKTNPKDRPSLHSILTSHRVSRLLRAHLPSEALEMQAQGRRTGRWDRQEGKKVVNFLREKSLMKTSTSEGVELPEAHCESGEPGPRKQWAAQPSDSVLQMLANASLVSSDSMTASTHGEAPDASRQRRRWDRGPPEKLLSLLEKAQLSRAFSTFLINTGGEGPLVGPLSQPQGDDPDGPEPEVVLDEDRLQPRSDDEDTDFEEDSPCDWMDEVEKMCLDH